The window TGTCAATGGTCCTCTGAATTTAGCACACAGTGGAGGTGTTGCCCAAACTTGATGCATGTTGACTGCTTTTGGATATTATCTCACAAGTAAATCCTTCAACTGCACAAAGTTTAGTGTATTGTTCAGGAACGCACAAATGACATAACCTAAAATGCAGCAGTTGTATGACAGTCACTGTGGTTAATATAAACTTGTGAAACTATTTTACAGTAGCATTTCTATCTTTCTTTTTCTGAACACTCTTGCTTTGAGAAATCATGCTTACTTGATCAAACTGTTATTATTACATTCTCTTTCACATACAAGGGGTAGTTTATTTTATATGTATAATATCCCTGATTATAGAAAGGATGGTTTCCTTTTTATCAGCTTTGCTCAGAAACTTATTTGTGCATTGCTTACTTCTGCAGCCACTGTTGTCCACCCAAACAAGTCTACTCTAGATACATCTGCTAGGCCCAATGTAAATGCTGTACAGAGTTCCAATCCGTTGTTGAAAAACCAGGACACAAAGCCAGTGGCAGTTCAAGCTGCAACCGGTAATAGTGTTGTGGGGCATCATGCTACACAAGGTGTGGCATTTATTCCACCAAAACCTACTTTTGTCAACCACAATGAGATTGCAAAGTCTGTTCAACAGTTTCTGCACCAACCTACGAATCATCCTAGTTGGACTCCACCATCAACTGAGTACATGCATTCTCGCTTGAGCTGTCAAATATGCAAAGTTGCTATCACTGATACAGACAGTTTACTTGTTTGTGATGCCTGTGAGAGGGGAGTACACTTGAAATGCCTTCAGCAGTATGGTAATAAGGGTGTTCCTAAAGCTGAGTGGCATTGTTCAGCATGCCTGACACAGAGTAAAGGCAAACCCCTGCCACCAAAGTATGGCAAGGTTACAAGAACTGTTGTTGCATCAAAGGCTGCACCACCTGGTAGTGGAGCACAAGTTTCTTTGCAGGGATCAGCAGAAAACATGGCTGCAAAGGAGAATCACCAAAAGTTGGCTGCAAATGGAAATCTTATGAAGCCAATCTCCACACAAGGTGGCAGCACGATACACAACATAAATGTATTGGCACTGGGTGCCATGGCGGCTGGTTCACAATCACAATTAGCTTCTACCTTGAGACCTCCAATAGTAAATACTGTTAAAGCTGAAACTTCCTCTAATGGAAAGGAAGGAACTGGTCAGCAGGGCAGTAGTATGACACAGCCTGATGTGAAATCCCCTCTAAGGTTGAGAAGTGGTTCATCTTTGAACTCTGCGGGTTCAGCAAATGATACCATGAATAGTGAGCCAACCGCAGAAATGTCTGGTGCTGAAGCAAAAATCAAGTCTGAAGCAAACTTTGAGCCCCCTGTGAGCAGGGATGAGGAATTGGTTGATAGTAGTAGAACATCTGTTGAACAAACTAAGATTGTTGCTACTGAAGAAAAGCCCAGGGCACAAGCAACCCCCATGACTGACAAAGTGAAAGATGAGGAGACGACTACCAACACTGGAACATCAACAGATCAAGGAAGAAACTTCGCTACTGGAGAAAAGCTCCCCATTGAAGCAACTTCTGAGGCA is drawn from Panicum virgatum strain AP13 chromosome 1N, P.virgatum_v5, whole genome shotgun sequence and contains these coding sequences:
- the LOC120657057 gene encoding PHD finger protein At3g20280-like isoform X2, translated to MGDAAAAAPATSPAGKRRRGDEVAGLRRVAEIVMVLAAAGEVRGGREPTAAERALAAEARERLAAAVAEGAVRPKDLFPAEAVRAVVEDLGLNRAKDPAAMGFRPPKASIADRLMLTKRKMEEVKEAPVQPTVSATQTVVSGMSEFHSLNGASKFGVGVPRNPQVVAVAATAPLTSTSPVILKPPGSSPVKPVANSSATVVHPNKSTLDTSARPNVNAVQSSNPLLKNQDTKPVAVQAATGNSVVGHHATQGVAFIPPKPTFVNHNEIAKSVQQFLHQPTNHPSWTPPSTEYMHSRLSCQICKVAITDTDSLLVCDACERGVHLKCLQQYGNKGVPKAEWHCSACLTQSKGKPLPPKYGKVTRTVVASKAAPPGSGAQVSLQGSAENMAAKENHQKLAANGNLMKPISTQGGSTIHNINVLALGAMAAGSQSQLASTLRPPIVNTVKAETSSNGKEGTGQQGSSMTQPDVKSPLRLRSGSSLNSAGSANDTMNSEPTAEMSGAEAKIKSEANFEPPVSRDEELVDSSRTSVEQTKIVATEEKPRAQATPMTDKVKDEETTTNTGTSTDQGRNFATGEKLPIEATSEALTINDVKMTINTGIPVQQSNIVTIEEKLQIDPASDPHRIQDMEMSTDNGPPADQSSNIVAEDMSQSEKTSSIGDTDVPANAGIPTDQTQHSNGSTENAVKQPPNGEPYKDKLGCNIVSDCVSTQKIASNGIIYPKDETSCTSENEAVGCNTEAKEAN
- the LOC120657057 gene encoding PHD finger protein At3g20280-like isoform X1 gives rise to the protein MGDAAAAAPATSPAGKRRRGDEVAGLRRVAEIVMVLAAAGEVRGGREPTAAERALAAEARERLAAAVAEGAVRPKDLFPAEAVRAVVEDLGLNRAKDPAAMGFRPPKASIADRLMLTKRKMEEVKEAPVQPTVSATQTVVSGMSEFHSLNGASKFGVGVPRNPQVVAVAATAPLTSTSPVILKPPGSSPVKPVANSSGVIFKPPGSSPVKPVANSSATVVHPNKSTLDTSARPNVNAVQSSNPLLKNQDTKPVAVQAATGNSVVGHHATQGVAFIPPKPTFVNHNEIAKSVQQFLHQPTNHPSWTPPSTEYMHSRLSCQICKVAITDTDSLLVCDACERGVHLKCLQQYGNKGVPKAEWHCSACLTQSKGKPLPPKYGKVTRTVVASKAAPPGSGAQVSLQGSAENMAAKENHQKLAANGNLMKPISTQGGSTIHNINVLALGAMAAGSQSQLASTLRPPIVNTVKAETSSNGKEGTGQQGSSMTQPDVKSPLRLRSGSSLNSAGSANDTMNSEPTAEMSGAEAKIKSEANFEPPVSRDEELVDSSRTSVEQTKIVATEEKPRAQATPMTDKVKDEETTTNTGTSTDQGRNFATGEKLPIEATSEALTINDVKMTINTGIPVQQSNIVTIEEKLQIDPASDPHRIQDMEMSTDNGPPADQSSNIVAEDMSQSEKTSSIGDTDVPANAGIPTDQTQHSNGSTENAVKQPPNGEPYKDKLGCNIVSDCVSTQKIASNGIIYPKDETSCTSENEAVGCNTEAKEAN